The following nucleotide sequence is from Lytechinus pictus isolate F3 Inbred chromosome 10, Lp3.0, whole genome shotgun sequence.
GGGATTTGCTGTGCAGAGACATTAGATGACATGATCGTGCCATAAAGAATTTGTCAAATACACATCGCAAAGCAAAAATGATATGGCATTTTTTATTGTCTGATGTGATACATCACTGTTGATGGGGGTATAACCATCACTCTGGAACGAATATTCAAGCAGTGAAAAAGTAATAGTTCAGGTTTTAGGTTGGtgaagagatacatgtattcaattattttgaatattcaaacATCATCCCCAGGCCTAGTGAAAAGcacttgaaaatataaaatcttCATATTCTAATAAATCAAAAATCTTAGGCGCGCATAGTATAAAAACTGTTGTCCCcgattcttattttttgttgtggGTTAGAATTTCATCCCTTCCcgaaataaaaacaaaccaaAATCTGTTTCATTTTATCTACAATGGAAAAATTGCCCATCATACAAAATCTATATACATATTTCATGTACAAGAGGACCAAACATTGCAAGTGAGCTGTTTGATGACTAGCTACTATACTCTAGACTCGCAACTAAGATTTTTGCTTTCAAATGTAAGTTTAGCCGCACAAACCCCAATATCAAAGCTATACAAATTCAAACTTTGaccaaatatttcatttctatatAAAGAAAGTTGAAACATGCAAATACATATGCATGAAGCTTTCTTTTCAGTATTTCGTATTTGATCATATCAGGgtgaaataaagaagaaaaatggcaAACAAATCAGCCATACTTGCTTTCCTTTCAaattgaattatgcaatatctGCGTAATGTGACTAGAAActggaaaatttgtaaacttcATAATCTATAATGATTTTTGTGGATATATTCAATGGAAGACATTGGTAAAAAGAACATGTTTGTCTTTGGAATGtgggaaacaaacaaaatcataaacaaaataatgtattcTGAGAGGAACCTCAACATGTACTAACTTGAGGGGTTCTTGCAAGATAGTCTGTATGGCACTGATAATATATGGACCTATGCTAAGCTATGCTTGCAAAAGGTTTCAAGTTACTGGCGTGATTTAAGAAAAGTGAATGTATCAACGCTGGAGTGACAAAACCTCccaatttcaataaaatcaattttttttggttctGTTGACATAATAAACAATCGGATGGAATCCTGTCCAAATTCCTGTTGTCAATCTCATCATAAAAACACTATGCCACGTCAAAGATTTTGATCCCACTGAAAAAGAAAGTCTTAAGTCTGCCATATCATTCCTCAttagaacttttttttcttttccaagtAGTGATAAAACATTTACCCTTTCAAAAGAGAGTTACTCCCTTTTGCTGATGAAGAACAAGCCACTGACTATGAACCCAACATTATAGTTTCCTCTGATCTTGTCTGCagcataatatatacatgtatatatctctGGTTATGAATCTTTATTGCGACAATAATAAACTATGGATATAAGTAGACAGTCTTTTACAAGTAGAGTAAAAGTCTTATCATTTAACACGTGTAGTGTCTCTGGTCATCTGACCATTAAATTCATCTCATACAGATTAATCTATATGCAAGAATTTTGGAACTGTGTAATTTACATGCCCCATACTATCCCTTTAACTTAAATTGCTTGCAGCTTATCTTCAATCAAACAGAAAGCCTTTAAATTGTTTGTTGTCGAATGATCTTTGAAATGTTTTCATGGTGTGCGTTCACAGTACATTACCATATGATAACTGAGAATGAGATCAGTATTTTTCCATGGGTAAAAGCTACCAGTATCTCGTAGAAGaatataaaaagattttttcttcaggattATCACATGATTATATACCATAAACCATTccattattgtttgtttgttgttccAAATTCCCATGCAAACTCAGTTTTATAATCCACTCATCAAAATATTGTTGTTCAAATCTATTCTTTGTTTGATATAAGTTCataacataaatacataatCCTGTAAACAAGTTAGCAAGTAAAATGCTAACTCCAAactcaaaataatacaaagtTTATACATATAAAACACATGCAAAACTGAACCACATTATCTGTGCAATAATTAACTTGAACTTTCACAtacaccttgaaaaaaaaaactgtttacTTCATCGAAACTCAAACACATTGAGACCACAAGTGATATGGCAATCTTTTGACAGTGCTGTTTTTATCGAAAGGTCATGGTTGGTTGATCAACAAAATATGACCTTTCGATAAaaactttcaatattttatgacataaaaaaaaccaaagaaagaATAATGGAAGAATGAATTTACATTACGAAAAAGAAATTGTAATccccaaaatgaaatataaagtacaAATAAGAATAAGTACAGAGTTTGCTGTGTGGAGGTAACACCTCTTGATACCACAAATATTTGTTAAAACCCTTTGATCaaaatgacataatttttctcAAGTAGAAAAATAATTCTTTCACTTGAAGTGATGTTTCCTGGCGCATATAACGCTTATGCCAGAAGTATGTATGTATAAGAACTCATAATGCGGTATGAAGACGACCTTGTATATCTTCAGATTAATTTACAATTCTtgcccttcttcttcttcttatgttgATCTGGACAAAGTACCGCTCTGATGGCTTCATCAAAAACTGTCTTGAGGCCTTTTTGAGTAAGAGCAGAGCATTCCAAGTACTTGACACCATTGATCTCCTTCATCATCTGCAGACcctataaatcaaaataattaacaaaaaataaataaataaaaatgagtcAATTTCATGCCAGGTTTAACAATAACCATAATTCTGATTTTGGGGTTTCCAAAAGAATATTAATGTTCAAGATTAGTGCAAATCCATATCAATCACTTCCTACTGTGGAGCGTTgtagcccagtggattagtcttctgactttgaaacagagggtcgtgggttcgaatccgagccgtggtgtaatttccttcagcaaggagttcatccacgttgtgctgcactcaacccaggtgagatgaatggatacctggcaggaatttattccttgaaatgccaccgcgctgtaaaagaCTGAGGGGCTAaaaccagggtaataatatccaagtcctttggaagcgcatagggacgttatgacataatgtgatatgcgctatacaagaactgtgttattattattattataactttggctacttttttgtaaaattatatttatctatctattctattctattcattGATTAGATTGTATATGTCTGAGTGTTTTTTTGTCAGCCCATCAGCCCATGTGAAAGAATTCTTACTTCAGCATGGAACGAGACTTTGCACTCCAGAGTAGACATGCTCTGGAGTCCAGAGCATGCACACTTTGTGTTCTTGGTTCAAACTGCGTGCAAAGGTCTGGTCTGGTACCCTGAATAAATTATCTTGAGCCAGAACAAGATTATGTTTTCAAAACCATACACTACACATGTACCCTTACTCGCCATATAtcagggctcgacattagcagtggcctggggcaaccaaaaatgagagtcgggccaccaaaatttTGTAAAAGCCTGCAATTGGTGGCCCAGTCAggctaccaaagttttgatatattgcaatgttttctattgttttagggccaccaaaTTTGCTTTTGGGGCCACCAAGAAAAGAAGTTAGTGTGGAACCTTGCATATATATTGCCCCATTTACACAAATCACTCATTTAATGTAAATGAACTTTCTATGTTGTTGGCTTGTTGCTCGTTTTCAGatgatgtttgaaggtttgcatgatATGGTATGAAAAATCGTGGAAGTGGTTAATGGAACACCATGTGTAAATTTTTGGATAGAGGTAGAAGTCCTTCTCCTGAAGACAGACAGTAAACCTGCCTGAAATGTTGAGTCTGCTCTTCTGCTCCCGCTCTACAGCTCCATTCGCAAACTCAAGCCTCTCTCACCTCTCCAACTCAACCAGCCTTCTACTCAAGCAAATCACCATGCCTACTTTCCACTCCTGGATTAGAGTCCTTTTAATGACTACACTCATTCCGAAATACTCTACTTCCTAACCTTCACTTTTTCGCCTTTCCATTTCACTTCTACCTCTATCCACTTATTATCTCAGGCCTTTCAAGAATTTAAACACGGTGTACCATAAACCACATCAGCGGTTGCTTGTTTTGTTCTGGATCATTCAGTAATGAAGCAAGGTGGACACTGCACACTTTCttaataaattcaataaaaacttgtttatttACATGAACATGTCATAAATTGTGTACTTGGGACAATACACAGTATTTCACCAAAAACCCTGAGTGCTATTAGGACTGTAAGCACAAGATGAAATTCACCCAATAGCCTGCTAATTGCATCTTCACTACAAATAATGTTATGAGAAGGATACtttgccagatcagaaataCACCTTAGACAATCTGAAAACTTGGGATGATGGTGAAGTGCCTAGCGAGGAGAAATCTGTATTATTTACCTTGGGGTATGTGATGGGTGAGGTGTTCCTTTGGGCTAGCTTATCAACCGTCTCTTTATCTTCCCGAAGATCCAACTTGGTTCCCACCAAGATGATAGGTGTGTTGGGACAATGATGGCTAACTTCTGGATACCACTTGGCTCGCACATTGTCAAAGGATGCAGGGCTCACCAGTGAAAAGCAGATGAGAAATACATCCTGGAATTTGCAAGAAGAAAAACCAGGTTAGTATTGGACAGTAATGGACTAGAAGTAGGGTTTTATGTACAATGTATTAGTTATCAACAAGTCCAATAGATGTGGCAAAAAGTACTCCTCATAATATTGAAGTGAATTAATGGCAGTGATgctaaaaacaaacataaacatcatcatcatcgtcatcatcatcatcaacaacatcatcaccattataatcatcatcattatcaccaccaccttcatcatcatcagcagcatcgaAACCATCATTCTCTTTATAatagtcatcatcaccatctgtTCTAATCGTCACCATTGTCtgcatcattatcaccatcagcagcagcagcatcatcatcactattaaaAGTATTACTActtcgatgatgatgataaggtgCTACTTTgcacctcatcatcatcatcatcatcatcatcaccaccaccaccaccaccaccaccaacaccaccaccaccatcatcatcatcgcttaTCATTCATCATAGCATACAGATATTGATACAGATtcacatatatttattttgataaaaaaaggtCCCAGgtaccgtaacacaaaggttagcgattaatcgctaatttgaaagaacgtGATTGGTTCCTTGTCAGTCTACCTAGCAAAATGCACATGCAACactgatcttgataggccatttcattgtAATCGCTATTAAACCTTTGCATTATGGGCCCAAGGGgaacatttcataaaacaaaatttatagcAATTATCACAAGCTACTGTCATAAGCTACCACaatccttgcatttgattggctcagagccttttgagtgaaaatcactgacttttTGCTTTATGTagcaatccaatttttttacatccagcatagagagagagatggaaggAGGTTGAGAGATAACTTACTGTTTGGGGGTATGAGAGTGGTCTCAGCCTGTCATAATCTTCCTGACCAGCAGTATCCCATAATCCTAAGTTCACTGGACGACCATCAACCATCACATTGGCAGAGTAATTATCAAACctacatgaaacaaaaataaaaattgagaaattatATGACAAATGCACATGCACAAGCTCTACTCCAAGGTTCAGACAATACCAGTGCAAGTTATACACATAATATGAACATGAATGATTCTGACATTCTCGGATCAATACTTATACCAAACGCATAATCTTAtggtgaataatattttcttaataaTTGACACTAAATTGAATATATTATGCTGTGAATGAGTGTGAAGAGGTGTGTAGTGTACGTATTCCCTTCTCATGTTCCATATAAATCTTTTTCGTGAATGTAATGTGTTTTTATCTAATATACATTGATTCCATGTCATTTAGAAGCTTCTTATTCTTCAATACAGTACAACATGTCTACGATGTACAGTTAAGAGAAGAAGCAAAAGAGGCAACTACAGAAAGGTGGCCCTTATTAAAGACAGGTTTGACtggcctacatacatgtacatctccctcttttcttgttattttgtcattatttacaCACATGTAGGACAATTTGATGACGTTTTAATTTGGTTTTTAAGTTCAAATGATTCTAAATCATAATTGAATTAACACAGAAAAGTCTGAACATgcaattttgaagaagaaaaaaatgacctgcattccactttttttttgcaaaattaaaCACATGGTAATACTACATAAAGTTCTGTTTACACTACATTTAACAGCATCGTCAATACATGGAATATTACATGTAGTGATGGTATTCATCAATATATACTTcatggggtgtttcacaaagattgaagtatgacttagagtcgcacttaaatgcctagttgcctGTGTTATAAAAgtcatgaccgcattggtcagataaTGTCAACAggatgcgcactactgcgtatataaagcgtattgatcaataagattgcacgTTGCCTATCATATATGCTTCAGCATTAAGTGCGACTCAAAgtaatacttaaatctttgtgaaacacccccctggaaatatctacatgtacatgtacatatttctcCATTGATGTGCTTCAGTAAATACTTCAAGCATACATGTACCAGCTGCTAAAACAGCTGCTAAGGAGAGCAAAGTTCTACTTGTACTACACTACTCTCTGTACTCATGATTGTATaatttgaagtacatgtatactgttgGTAGAGGAAATGTATGCTATTGTGAAGTCATCCATAGTGGAATGAATTCTGCTATATTACAATGTGGAAATAGGgtcctgggaacgatttttaacAAGGGGTGCCGGTTTAAATTTGTGCTTCATGCTTacgcatctacatgtatgtattctaTAGTAATGCATTCATACTTACACAGTAGGGATGTATTCTCCAGGGAAAGCATTTGTGGTGTAACTGATGAGAAGACATGTCTTACCAACAGCTCTGCaaagaaaaaaggataaaatataGATTTATTGTTGCATACAACACtctaacaaaaatataattattataattatatcaatCTGAGGTACACGTACATTGTATATCAGTTTGAAAATGTTTACACCTATAAAAGAGAAGCATTGAATTTTTCCCCAGAGCTCTTCTTTGGGCTCTCTAGGGCATTTTGGGGGCGACTTTGCCCTGAGCCtccatgtaattttttccatGAAGAGAAGGGATCCGTGGGGGGGTACTTCCATGTATGTTCGGTTGTACACAtgcaagggcgtaggctggtgTGAGCATGGGGAGGTGGAACCAAAGTGGTATGGGGGGTGCACAttttggggaggtggaactaagtttggaaaatcagctgttgaaagaaGAAGGGGAACAAATTTCTTTTTGCGTAGCAAGTGTCgaaactcctctgcctcagtgCATCCCCCCACGCCCTTGACATGCATGACCTCCTCTGAACGCACACTATtcattggtaaaaacaataccATATTTGAATGATACATGTGCTTTCGGTGTACTGTACACATTCACActgttcattttattcaaaaagtGTAAACTTAAATGGAACTTTCTGTCAAAATAATCCAGACCAACACAGAGGATAATTCAATAAACTCTATAAACATTGTTTATGTTTCTCATTCTTTGGTGTGTAGATAGATACACTCGATGTGCATTGCATGATTATTATAGAAGACACATAACATACAGTGGTAATCTTTATCTGGTCTAAACTGGGGGTTAATATTGCATTTACACAATCagggtttacggtacaccatgtgaagtgttatagaaacagtggatagaagaagagaagaaatggataggcgagaaagtggagatttgagagtagagtattctttcttgaaagtagtcctgaaaaggactgtaaaccaggaaagattgatgagttgagaacagcttgagtagtacagctaatgaggagatgctggcttgagtcggcgagtagagatgagtagtagagagactcgacgtttcgaccCCGCTGTCGACCCCGCCGTCTACACACCGCGTCAGCATACCACGCCAACTCGTTTCCCGCCAAAACCGCCGACCCACGCACAGAGCGCCACCTACGACGTCAGCCCGTCGTGACCACCAGCCCAGCGCTTTCCCCCACGTCCGCACGAACGCCATAAGTACCGCTGCACGCCGAGCGAACactcactcctgaagacggacagtcaacctgcccgaaacgtcgagtctctctactactcatcatctctactcgccgccgactcaagccagcatctcctcattagctctactactcaagctgttctcaactcatcaatctttcctggtttacagtccttttcaggactactttcaagaaagaatactctactctcaaatctccactttctcacctatccatttcttctcttcttctatccactgtttctataacacttcacatggtgtaccgtaaaccacatcagcgattgtacataccaccatgcaaaccttcaaacaacatctcaCAATCAGggttgtaattaaaaaaaagtttttcattaaaaaaattaaataaaatgtttttttttgtttaaatgtgttttaaattgtttttaaacatttgtttCCAATGAAAGATGtcattttctgtaaatcaatcaAACCATACACTTTTAATACAATATGAtttttaagctcttgatgttttgaataaattttttgAAGTAAGAGAGgactacaatttttgttactgaatttcatattttcccccaaattactaaatcatggaaattgaaTGCCTAAAACCCCCCACTTAAGTTGAGATTTCataagtttattcctcatacatgtacatgcacatgtagtcCCAGGATAATTTGAGTCTTGTCAAATAATCTAGGGGGGAGAAAAAATTGCACAATGGAAGAAATTGACATTCTTTATGGGGTTTCAAaacttaatttcattaaatcaatatgctttatttcatttgaatcaattatgcCAATTTTAGTGCATAAAATACTAAATCTATAAATAAAACCCTTGAACTTCTTTTAATTgaggaattctgatcaaatgaaTATTAGGGGAAAAAATAGtatgaaattttttaaatatttttcacaaacttttttcttacatgtaaatacaatttttttactttttttattttttgattgaaattattggcaataattttccaatcactaacaaaaagtaaaaataatgatacaaatacaaattttgGCAAGAATTCACATTGCTTTTATACATGAAGTCACATTTTGTTACAATtctgggtctgacatgcacttgttATGTAATATCATAACCGCATACCCATGCATGCATCCCCAAATAGTTTTGAACGATATTGCGCGACTCTGTCATGTTTATGAATTTATCATATGAACTTTTTTAGGGGGCCATTAAGGTCCCCTGGGATAGTAAGGGTTATGGTTTGGTAGCTGAGTTTCTTATACTGTTTAAaatacttttcttcatctttaagAAGTGCAAAGTTTCACTTTTTAATACTTTTGTGTGTACCTCAAGAGTATGATGTCAGTTGTACAGTCTACACTGTATGtgtaaaatattattgtttgtGCAACATATCCACttcattcaagtactactaaaaatacatatacatgtacatgtattttagctTATTTTTTATAGTGTTTCTTTACCTGTCCAAAATGTTAGCACAAGAAGATATGgttgttaaaatgagaatattcttaatatggattgatgtgcacaattgaacagggaggaaaggaacatgacaaagtGATGAAGAAAGGGAGAATAAAGGGGGAACTTAGTAGAGAAAGAGGAGCAAAATGAGGTGCTGAGAAAGAGTTTCAGTTAAATTCAAGAAAAATTCAAGttcatttattaaaaccaataaacaatataaaatcaatttaatcaaatacaaaacatatatcATAAGATGGTTAGGACCAAAATGAAGCCGAAGCTTGTGAATATTGGCCctttacataaaatatataaaatacattatgaAAACAATGTCAACAAATTAAATTAACAAGTAATCGATTAAGAAATACTTAAATCCATACACAACCTAGaaacacccatacacacacccacacagggacacacacacacatacaaacaaGGATCCTATATTTCATTAagtaattgtttttttacagAGTTTTTTAAATCTAGATAAAGTAGTACTTTCCTGGATTGAGTTATGTAAATTATTCCAATATTTGATACCATTGTAGGAAAGAGACATTAATGACGAGGTTAAACGTAATTTGGGaagatgaaattgatttttctgGCGAGTTGAATAGGAATGGGAATAGGAGAAAAATAATACACCTCTTAAGAAATATTTCAAGTATTAAAAACAACAATCATCACACATCAACAATCATCacacacaagtctatgcggtgttttaaaatacattttttttggtaaaaacacCCTGGTGTTTTAAatgcgttttaaaacatgttttaaaacacactgTTTTAAACGTGCCAACCCTGtacacaatgtacatgtatgcctacaCATGCAATCTTATGTCCTTATCCCAGCAATATACCGGCAGATGAAATCAAAGTATTTATCCTCATTGAAATTTCCTGTCTATGAGTGCCAATTCAGTGATttgatcacaaaaaaatgcagaATTAAATCACTCTGCAGTACATAAGTAAACATCAATTGCCATTATTGCTGCATGGTATGCAGCCAATATAGAGAGAAATATTTCCCAGGAAATATGGTCCAAATGCATTTCCTTGTTTCCTCCTACGTACAAgtgcagctacatgtatgtacatacacTGTATGTATACAGTATGTGCATTCtagatacatgtaattcaagCTTCATGATTTATATTTTAGTCATAGGCTAATTTAGTGTCCAATAGTTATCTTTATTATGAAAGGATCATACATAATATACACATAGTTGAAATTTGGACTACATGTTTGATAAAGTTTctgttaaatttaaaaaaaaaagctttgtgTATTTCTATATACATATGTaccataaaatcataaaaactgTGATTGAATGATCAATAATAAACGAAGCATATTGAAGTTGGTGGAACAAAGCAAGGATGTACATGGACATGTACAGTGTAACCGACATACACTTTTAGTGAGCaagatacatgtaatgttttttttctcatttttaggAATACATCCTGTATGTGGTCAATGGAAGTTGAAGAGTACCGGAAATATTGGGCTAAAAACAATGACGAGGTCTACACGTACTCTCGCTAGATGTcatttaaaggccaagtccaacccagaaaattgttgatatgaatcgataaagaaaaataaaacaaacataacgcaacaaatttcatcaaaatcggatgtaaaataagaaagttatgacgttttaagttttgcttatttttcacaaaatagttaaacgcacaactcagcgatatgcaaatgagagagtcaatgatgtccatcactcactatttcttttgttttttattgtttgaattatacaatatttcaatttttacagatttgacaataaggaccaacttgacttaaccataaactgttaaaataatggtaattccacatgttcagggagtaataaaattttgtttcacgtgacaatggggagaaaatttgaatttttcatatttcatatgataaaatacaaaagaaatagtgagtgggtgacgtcatcagtctgccaatttgcataccgtccaggatgtgtatataactgtttttgtgaaattaagcaaaactttaaaatgtcacaactttcttattttacatccgattttgatggaattttcagtgttttgcttgttgcatttttctccttttattcaaattaactttttggtggggtggacttgtcctttaaaggggaattcaAATTTCCAAATGCGGTAGGAAAGAGAGGTCTCAAAAGTCTTTGGACTCAACAAGTGTATGCATTTcctaaagcaaaaaaaaatgatgtaggCAATGCCAGACCTTttatctttatacatgtatgatgtacatgtataaaattaaTTGTATGCGCATGCCAGTCACACATGAAATACCCTATTTTGTCTTGATCATACACACAAGGATTAAGGCTTTGTGATATCAGCAAAATGTCACACAGTCAATAATGTTCTTTGCTTACTACAAGATATATATTCCAATAGATATTCCCacccaaacccccccccaaaaaaaaaaaaaaccctggtgCTGATCCTGCAGTAGTGTGCATGTAGGTGAGGGAGttgggggctggggggggggggagcattttACAACTGTAGGTGCTTTTTATGCACGATACAATGAAGGACTGAAATATGACAAACAGAATGGGcgtttccaataattttaattGCATTAATTATCCAAATTTGCAATATAGGCTAGTACAGATGATCATCAACATTCTTCCAGCATTAGCAAGTTTACTCACTGTATCTATTACTTCATGCCATTGTTTTAAACAGTGCCATACATATAATGCACTTACATGTAGGTGACAGAAGAACGAGTTTGGAGCTtgctaataaaaaatataatttgtttca
It contains:
- the LOC129269261 gene encoding ras-related protein Rac1-like, translating into MVDGRPVNLGLWDTAGQEDYDRLRPLSYPQTDVFLICFSLVSPASFDNVRAKWYPEVSHHCPNTPIILVGTKLDLREDKETVDKLAQRNTSPITYPKGLQMMKEINGVKYLECSALTQKGLKTVFDEAIRAVLCPDQHKKKKKGKNCKLI